TTCTCCCATCATCATTAGTATTTTGCTGTGATAAACTTGATAGGATGAAGGCAAATAATGAGGAAACTAGCATGGAAACGGAGTCGTATTTGATAATACAAATGGCATCATCTATGTTTACGCCGATTGCATATGGTATAATTGCAGGaatgaaaaatatctcAACGCCAATGGACAAGCATGCACTAAGTGAGGCAGGATAAGCCTTTTTAATTCCATTAATGGCAACAAAAAATCCATTCCCGCTAGTACTGGTATCTGgtacaataaatttaatagttaTGAGATAATACACAATAGGCGTGATGATAATACTTAATATGATTGGAACCGAATGAAAAATCAAAAGTATCTTCAACGCCTCGTCTCTATCATCAAAGTTGAAGGTTTTTTCAATgtattcaaaaatgaacGCGAATGAGACAAATCCAGATAGCAATCCAAAATTAAACGAACTCCCATTAGGACTGTACATCTTCAAAGCAATGGGCACTGAAGTTGTGTATCCCAAGGCATGAAAGGCTCCAGAAAATgacattaaaattatatacaaatatttaccagTGTTTCCttctacaaatttaattactaTCATAAACGTGGCAAATATTAACGAGTTAGACCCCAATGATAAACAAAAGATGTAATGCCCATATTTCATCCCCCCAAAAAACGAAATTATAGCGGATACAGTCGTGTTGGCGATTGAATAAGACAAAATGGTGCTATCGATGAAGTTATCAACGCAGAAATGTTCAGCTACACGTATTGGCATAATACAGCAAATTGGGATATATAAGGTTAATGCAAGCGAGGAAAAGAAAAATAGAGGATAAGTTAACGCCCCTTTAAGTGTTCCACCTTTGCCttccatttttaattgacaattaatacaatattattttggaaGGATTTACAATGTTGGGTCACTCACGTTTTTACCACCAATTCATATCACAACCATGACGCACATATACACAATTTGACCGTCCAGTATAGCCTTCCTATCCAATTTACTTTTCTCTGCACGCTACATGCTCCAATCAATACATCGCAAAAATACATTTCATCAGCATGTCTATTTAGAATAATCGAATTTCATATTGCTCACTAATTTGCCGGAATCCATAGGTTAACActttataaattgtaaacaAGGCGAACTATGTACCATTTCACGCAATACACGGCTGTGTTATTTCTATAATCACCTCGTGTATGCTTAAACACATTTAACCAATAAATACcacaacaattttatttaacataaaatttagcgttaaattaaaatatgataacAATATCAACTGCTCAAAATACAATCGcactaattttatttgtgaaGAAGAATCACTATTAGGAGGGGTTATCTGGAAACCCAGTTTATCGGTGCCTTATACCATATGCAGTGTAGTTAAAATAaagaaatatttgttttttcGAATTTAATAGTTAAGTGCCACAAGGTTTAGAAATCATGGCAATTATTCACGCA
The DNA window shown above is from Babesia microti strain RI chromosome III, complete genome and carries:
- a CDS encoding hypothetical protein (overlaps_old_locusTagID:BBM_III04865), with the protein product MEGKGGTLKGALTYPLFFFSSLALTLYIPICCIMPIRVAEHFCVDNFIDSTILSYSIANTTVSAIISFFGGMKYGHYIFCLSLGSNSLIFATFMIVIKFVEGNTGKYLYIILMSFSGAFHALGYTTSVPIALKMYSPNGSSFNFGLLSGFVSFAFIFEYIEKTFNFDDRDEALKILLIFHSVPIILSIIITPIVYYLITIKFIVPDTSTSGNGFFVAINGIKKAYPASLSACLSIGVEIFFIPAIIPYAIGVNIDDAICIIKYDSVSMLVSSLFAFILSSLSQQNTNDDGRTEYKHGVDSKLFYFVLCFLTLTRIALLIPALFFDEERDRSVLTNYIKCIVLYSGFVHGISVGLGFDGIFPLNVTGLIKDGTDNESYKSGVSSAVRAAELTAILFSCSITFASICTKLYFLINK